Proteins from a genomic interval of Xylocopa sonorina isolate GNS202 chromosome 6, iyXylSono1_principal, whole genome shotgun sequence:
- the LOC143424855 gene encoding histone-lysine N-methyltransferase SETMAR-like has product MSSLSSFTSPLRRYFPKVFFYLNINMECKNEHFRHILLYYFRKGKNAMQAAKTLCDVYVDEALKERQCQNWFKKFRSGGLSLKDDQRSARPVELNEDEIKTIIEADRRVTTRETAEKLNVSHTVIEKHLKRVGLVKKVDIWVLHDFKEVHLTKRINACDLLLKRNEFYPFLKQIITGDEKRIVYNNVNPKRSWCMPNKSSQTTSKANIHQKNILLSIWWDWKGLVYFELLPR; this is encoded by the coding sequence ATGTCATCCTTATCTAGCTTTACAAGTCCATTGCGTAGATATTTTCCTAAAGTTTTTTTTTATCTCAATATTAATATGGAATGCAAAAACGAACATTTTCGCCACATTTTGCTTTATTATTTCCGTAAAGGAAAGAACGCAATGCAAGCCGCCAAAACGTTATGTGATGTGTATGTTGATGAAGCCCTTAAAGAGAGGCAATGCCAAAATTGGTTTAAAAAATTCCGTTCTGGAGGTTTATCTCTTAAAGATGACCAACGTTCAGCTCGACCAGTTGAGCTTAATGAGGATGAAATCAAAACCATCATCGAAGCGGATCGTCGCGTAACTACACGGGAGACTGCAGAGAAGTTAAATGTTTCACATACAGTCATTGAGAAGCATTTAAAACGTGTCGGGCTCGTTAAGAAGGTGGATATTTGGGTTCTGCACGATTTTAAAGAAGTTCATCTGACAAAGCGCATCAACGCTTGCGATTTATTGCTTAAACGCAATGAATTCTATCCGTTTTTAAAACAAATCATCACTGGAGACGAAAAACGGATTGTGTACAATAATGTCAATCCAAAACGATCGTGGTGCATGCCTAATAAGTCATCGCAAACCACTTCAAAGGCAAATATCCACCAAAAGAATATTTTGCTGTCAATTTGGTGGGATTGGAAAGGTTTAGTGTATTTTGAGCTGCTTCCAAGGTAA
- the LOC143424856 gene encoding uncharacterized protein LOC143424856 has translation MESEISSRENLCISSRFYPIFLLLFSLCTRSSCGNFIRFPDKKRVLVFDFAGLAIEIFHHAHHYVNRNRRKGDESIPQLPEEKNPIFIVYPLCMAKSLVFAKIWLFTNIFMRKPIIVFIGCFIAATLMLIAGIVEMKHVDLYIDLTAVSDDELLSHPIFLHNFIMCLLSIFCMSMYLIHGWILFDYYHWVKSQTGTSDIQISDFGVEIDTIEEPETREEDRKHKREEKEAPGELDPIPVLETFPSITIPETLSIDKEPVILYCCFIDCYNYIKWKQEMERPLHEFQVIHVM, from the exons ATGGAATCGGAGATCTCGTCTCGCGAAAACTTGTGTATCAGCAGTCGATTTTACCCTATTTTCCTGCTCCTCTTCTCTTTATGTACTCGTTCCTCATGTGGCAATTTCATACGATTTCCAGATAAAAAAAGAGTTTTGGTGTTTGAT TTTGCCGGCCTCGCAATAGAAATTTTCCACCATGCCCACCATTACGTAAACAGAAATCGTCGAAAAGGAGATGAATCTATTCCTCAGTTGCCTGAAGAAAAGAACCCTATCTTCATTGTATATCCGCTGTGCATGGCTAAAAGCTTGGTGTTTGCAAAAATTTGGCtttttacaaatatttttatgagaaagcctATAATT GTTTTCATAGGATGTTTCATAGCAGCCACTTTAATGTTAATCGCCGGAATAGTCGAAATGAAACACGTAGATCTGTACATTGATTTGACTGCTGTTAGCGACGACGAATTGTTGTCACATCCAATTTTTCTGCACAATTTTATCATGTGTTTGTTATCGATTTTTTGCATGAGTATGTACCTCATACATGGTTGGATTTTATTCGACTACTATCACTGG GTAAAAAGTCAAACGGGAACTAGTGATATACAAATTTCTGACTTTGGAGTAGAAATTGATACAATTGAAGAACCAGAGACGCGAGAAGAAGATAGAAAGCATAAACGGGAAGAAAAGGAAGCACCTGGAGAACTGGATCCAATTCCAGTATTGGAAACATTTCCATCCATCACAATACCGGAAACACTA AGCATAGATAAAGAGCCCGTAATTTTGTATTGCTGCTTTATCGAttgttataattatataaaatggAAGCAAGAAATGGAAAGACCTTTGCATGAATTTCAAGTAATTCATGTTATGTGA